One segment of Senegalia massiliensis DNA contains the following:
- a CDS encoding HD domain-containing protein, translating to MNREEAFELLKEYVKEDSLIKHSLAVESSMIAYAKYFDEDIEKWSISGLLHDIDFEMCPEEHPYKGIEILRDKGIGEDIIHAIKGHGSKEEERNSLMAKTLYAIDELSSFVVASALVRPTKFEGLKPKSVKKKLKTKSFAAAVDRDQIKESSQDLEMDFNEHLNIVIEGLKNREEELNKEGLSLL from the coding sequence TTGAATAGGGAAGAAGCTTTTGAATTATTAAAGGAATATGTTAAAGAAGATAGTCTTATAAAACATTCACTTGCAGTTGAATCAAGTATGATAGCTTATGCTAAATATTTTGATGAAGATATAGAGAAATGGTCTATATCGGGATTATTGCATGATATTGATTTTGAAATGTGTCCAGAAGAGCATCCTTATAAAGGTATAGAAATTTTAAGGGATAAGGGAATAGGTGAAGATATAATACATGCTATAAAGGGACATGGGTCAAAAGAAGAAGAAAGAAATTCTCTTATGGCAAAAACATTATATGCTATAGATGAATTATCTAGCTTCGTGGTAGCATCAGCACTTGTAAGACCTACTAAATTTGAAGGTTTAAAACCTAAGTCTGTAAAAAAGAAATTAAAAACAAAATCTTTTGCTGCTGCAGTAGATAGGGATCAGATAAAAGAGAGTTCACAAGATCTAGAAATGGATTTCAATGAACATTTAAATATTGTAATAGAAGGTCTTAAAAATAGAGAAGAGGAACTTAATAAAGAAGGATTAAGTTTATTATAA
- a CDS encoding aminopeptidase P family protein → MEKNFFIQNRKKLAENLKDNSLIVLFSGNPQHKSADEDYTFLPNMNFYYNTGLKRESFILVVLKTNDKIVERIYIEKPDPQLEKWVGKKLRKDEVKDISGIEKVIYLEEFKSNLNTILNTKNIENVYLDLEKSSWNDDFKKSHLFARDLNKKYPHINIINIYNKISEIRMIKSEEEIKNIKKAISITKEGIENLMKNSKPGLYEYQLEAFFDFSIKYNGAKDYAFKTIAASGENATILHYEENNQILKENDLILFDLGAKWDYYSSDISRTFPVNGKFSKRQREVYESVLEAEVKTIEKVKPGITLKELNDYTKSILIEKAKKLNILKNDDEITKYYFHGVSHHMGLDTHDVGDRDKKLEKGMVITVEPGLYIEDENIGIRIEDDVLITDDGCINLSEDIIKTVDEIEEFMKNR, encoded by the coding sequence ATGGAAAAAAATTTTTTCATACAAAATAGAAAAAAATTAGCAGAAAATTTAAAAGATAATTCTTTAATAGTATTATTTTCAGGCAATCCACAACATAAAAGTGCAGATGAAGATTATACATTTTTACCTAATATGAATTTTTATTATAATACAGGACTTAAAAGAGAAAGTTTCATATTAGTAGTTTTAAAAACAAATGATAAAATAGTTGAAAGAATTTATATAGAAAAACCTGATCCACAGTTAGAAAAATGGGTCGGTAAAAAACTTAGAAAAGATGAGGTTAAAGATATAAGTGGTATAGAAAAGGTAATTTATTTAGAAGAATTTAAATCTAATTTAAATACTATTTTAAATACTAAAAATATTGAGAACGTATATCTTGATTTAGAAAAATCTAGTTGGAATGATGATTTTAAAAAATCTCATTTGTTTGCAAGGGATTTAAATAAAAAATATCCACATATAAATATTATAAATATTTATAATAAAATAAGTGAAATTAGAATGATAAAAAGTGAAGAAGAAATAAAAAATATTAAAAAAGCGATATCTATAACTAAAGAGGGAATAGAAAATTTAATGAAGAATTCTAAGCCAGGATTATATGAATATCAATTGGAAGCTTTTTTTGATTTTAGTATAAAATATAATGGTGCTAAAGATTATGCATTTAAGACTATAGCAGCTTCAGGTGAAAATGCAACAATATTACATTATGAAGAAAACAATCAAATACTTAAGGAAAATGACTTAATATTATTTGATTTAGGAGCAAAATGGGACTATTATAGCTCAGATATTTCAAGAACCTTTCCTGTAAATGGAAAGTTCTCTAAAAGACAGAGAGAAGTCTATGAATCTGTATTAGAGGCGGAGGTAAAAACAATAGAAAAAGTTAAACCAGGAATTACTTTAAAAGAGCTTAATGACTATACTAAAAGTATATTAATAGAAAAAGCTAAAAAATTAAATATATTGAAAAATGATGATGAAATAACAAAATACTATTTTCATGGAGTCTCACATCACATGGGGTTAGATACTCATGATGTGGGAGATAGAGACAAAAAATTAGAAAAAGGCATGGTTATAACAGTTGAACCTGGATTATATATTGAAGATGAAAACATAGGTATAAGAATAGAAGATGATGTTCTAATTACAGATGATGGATGTATAAATTTATCTGAAGACATAATAAAAACTGTAGATGAGATAGAAGAATTTATGAAAAATAGATAG
- a CDS encoding SEC-C metal-binding domain-containing protein: MSLYKEWTSLVESHATPEQYEEFWKLYLPQEQKIYEAILSNKENIVKGNIKDLASKFDVEPVILTGFIDGINSSLNTEVDLDSLEKNSDIEININFEKLFYNMHDAKAKWLYKLPQWEDVLSKEKRKEIKKEYDKTVIVVKEEKIGRNDPCPCGSGKKYKKCCLNK; encoded by the coding sequence ATGAGTTTATATAAAGAATGGACAAGTTTAGTAGAATCACATGCTACGCCAGAACAATATGAAGAATTTTGGAAATTGTATCTTCCACAAGAGCAAAAGATTTATGAAGCAATATTATCTAATAAAGAAAATATTGTAAAAGGCAATATTAAAGATTTAGCGTCAAAATTTGATGTAGAACCTGTTATACTTACAGGATTTATTGATGGTATAAATTCTAGTTTAAACACTGAGGTGGATTTAGATTCACTAGAAAAAAATAGTGATATAGAAATCAATATTAATTTTGAAAAATTATTTTATAATATGCATGATGCTAAAGCAAAATGGCTTTATAAATTACCTCAATGGGAAGATGTTTTATCTAAAGAAAAAAGAAAAGAGATTAAAAAAGAATATGATAAAACAGTTATAGTAGTAAAAGAAGAAAAAATTGGTAGAAATGACCCTTGCCCTTGCGGAAGTGGTAAAAAGTATAAAAAGTGTTGTTTAAATAAATAA
- a CDS encoding GIY-YIG nuclease family protein: MNYVYILRCSDDTLYTGWTVDIKNRLKVHNSGKGAKYTRGRLPVKLEYYEKYTTKKKATKREYEIKQFKKDKKEKLIKDFKVKNQIREG, encoded by the coding sequence ATGAATTATGTTTATATATTAAGATGTAGTGATGATACTTTATATACTGGATGGACAGTAGATATAAAAAACAGATTAAAGGTGCATAATAGTGGAAAAGGGGCAAAATATACAAGAGGGAGATTACCAGTAAAATTAGAATATTATGAAAAATACACTACTAAAAAAAAGGCAACAAAAAGGGAATATGAAATAAAGCAGTTTAAGAAAGATAAAAAAGAAAAACTAATAAAAGATTTTAAAGTTAAAAATCAAATAAGAGAGGGGTAA
- a CDS encoding MFS transporter — protein MNKMNKLEKSWILYDWANSAYTLTVVSTILPLFFKMILTDAGKTQSMSTAYWGYINSLATFIIAIIAPILGTMADYRGYKKIFFVSFVSLGIFATLGLSFVTTGLWPILLIFYLISSVGFAGSNIFYDAFLTDVTTKDKMDKVSTYGFALGYIGSTIPFIISLTIVILSQMEIISMSMSLVFKISFIITALWWGVFSLPMIKNVKQVYGIKRENKVMKKSFIRLYNTFRNITKHKQVFIFLVAYFFYIDGVSTIIKMATSYGADLGIGMTTLLIVLLVTQFVAFPFAIIYGKLAERFTARKMIMFGIIVYIFICIYAYFLDSAFDFWILAILVGTSQGGIQGLSRSYFGKLVPKENSSEFFGFYNIFGKFAAIMGPLLVGGVTHITGQTNYGVFSIIVLFVIGLLIFLKTPVEKEISKTNVKN, from the coding sequence ATGAATAAAATGAATAAACTAGAAAAAAGTTGGATACTTTATGACTGGGCTAATTCTGCTTATACACTTACTGTAGTTTCTACAATTTTGCCTTTATTTTTTAAAATGATTTTAACAGATGCAGGAAAAACTCAATCAATGTCAACAGCATACTGGGGATATATTAATTCCTTAGCTACTTTTATAATTGCAATAATTGCACCTATACTGGGTACAATGGCAGATTATAGAGGATACAAAAAGATATTTTTTGTAAGCTTTGTATCTCTTGGGATATTTGCAACCTTAGGACTTTCTTTTGTTACTACTGGATTATGGCCTATATTATTAATATTTTATCTTATTAGTTCTGTAGGATTTGCAGGGTCAAATATTTTTTATGATGCTTTTCTTACAGATGTTACTACTAAAGACAAAATGGATAAGGTTTCTACATACGGATTTGCACTGGGCTATATAGGAAGTACAATACCATTTATTATTTCTCTTACAATAGTTATACTTTCTCAGATGGAGATTATCTCTATGAGTATGTCTCTTGTATTTAAAATATCATTTATAATAACTGCATTATGGTGGGGTGTATTTTCTTTACCTATGATAAAAAATGTAAAGCAAGTTTATGGTATCAAAAGAGAAAATAAAGTAATGAAAAAAAGCTTTATAAGATTATATAATACCTTTAGAAACATAACAAAACATAAACAAGTATTTATATTTTTAGTTGCTTATTTTTTCTATATTGATGGTGTATCAACTATAATTAAAATGGCTACAAGTTATGGAGCAGATTTAGGTATAGGTATGACTACTCTGTTAATAGTTCTTTTAGTCACCCAATTTGTAGCATTTCCTTTTGCCATTATTTATGGAAAATTAGCAGAAAGATTTACTGCTAGAAAAATGATTATGTTTGGTATAATAGTATATATATTTATTTGTATTTATGCATATTTTTTGGATAGTGCTTTTGATTTTTGGATACTTGCTATACTTGTAGGAACATCTCAAGGAGGAATTCAGGGTTTAAGTAGATCTTATTTTGGAAAATTAGTACCAAAAGAAAATTCAAGTGAGTTTTTTGGTTTCTATAATATATTTGGAAAATTTGCAGCAATAATGGGGCCACTTCTTGTAGGTGGAGTAACACATATTACTGGACAAACAAATTATGGTGTATTTAGTATAATAGTATTATTTGTAATAGGATTATTAATATTTTTAAAAACACCTGTTGAAAAAGAAATTTCAAAAACCAATGTTAAAAACTAA
- a CDS encoding biotin transporter BioY translates to MKTRDITLISLFVALTAVCAQISIPLPSGVPITLQILAVFLSGAILGSKYGFLSQIVYLLLGTVGIPLFSLGTGGLQILLGLTGGYIWSFPIASFIIGLIIEKSSHTSNQQKIFQYGISFLIGLVIIYLFGSVQFYILSNMTYIDTIKVTILPFIIPDLIKIAISVPLVIKIKSSLLKSNLLYI, encoded by the coding sequence ATGAAAACAAGAGATATAACATTAATTTCCTTATTCGTGGCATTAACAGCTGTTTGTGCACAAATATCAATACCATTACCATCAGGAGTTCCAATTACATTGCAAATTTTAGCTGTATTTTTATCAGGAGCAATTTTAGGAAGTAAATATGGCTTCTTATCACAAATAGTATATCTTTTATTAGGAACTGTAGGTATTCCCTTATTTTCTTTAGGTACAGGTGGATTACAAATATTGTTAGGTCTTACTGGAGGATATATTTGGAGTTTTCCTATTGCTAGTTTTATTATAGGATTAATTATAGAAAAAAGTAGTCATACTTCTAATCAACAAAAAATATTTCAATATGGTATTTCTTTCCTTATTGGTCTAGTTATAATATATCTTTTTGGTTCTGTCCAGTTTTACATATTATCAAATATGACTTATATAGACACTATAAAAGTGACAATATTACCATTTATAATACCAGATCTGATAAAAATAGCAATTTCTGTTCCACTGGTAATTAAAATAAAAAGTTCTCTATTAAAATCAAATTTGTTATATATATAA
- a CDS encoding dihydrofolate reductase encodes MNINMIVAVDKNFGIGYKNKLLTHIPEDLKYFKNITKGHVLIMGYDTYMSLPKRPLPDRVTIVLTRKDKNSYNELNDVIVCNSIDNIFKTLTRQNLKNKKVFICGGESIYNQFMEYADTLYITHLFKEFKADTFFPNIKKENWEISEVKADFENIHNKIPHIFTIYNKK; translated from the coding sequence ATGAATATAAATATGATTGTAGCAGTAGATAAAAATTTTGGAATAGGTTATAAAAATAAACTATTAACACATATACCTGAGGACCTTAAATATTTTAAAAATATAACTAAGGGACATGTTTTAATTATGGGATATGATACCTATATGTCATTACCTAAAAGGCCTCTTCCAGATAGAGTAACTATAGTATTAACTAGAAAAGATAAAAACTCTTATAATGAGTTAAACGATGTAATAGTATGCAATAGTATAGACAATATATTTAAAACGCTCACAAGACAAAATTTAAAGAATAAGAAAGTATTTATATGTGGTGGAGAATCTATCTATAATCAATTTATGGAATATGCAGATACTTTATATATAACTCATTTATTTAAAGAATTTAAAGCAGATACTTTCTTTCCTAATATTAAAAAAGAAAATTGGGAAATATCAGAAGTTAAAGCAGACTTTGAAAATATTCATAACAAAATACCACATATATTTACTATATATAATAAAAAATAG
- a CDS encoding thymidylate synthase: MIKSEKIFRENIKEILENGYSTENEKVRPHYKDGTPSHTLFIPQTYEKYDISKGEFPIISLRPIAWKSGIKEILWIYQDQTNELSTLKEKYNIHWWDDWNVGDGTIGMRYGATVKKYDLMNKLLDGLKNEPYGRRHIMDLYQYSDFEESKGLHPCAFMTLWTVRGEFLDMTLVQRSNDYLVAGHINKIQYVALLMMVAKSTGYKPGIFTHLVQNLHIYDRHIEQAKQLLKRTPSDKQPKLILDTDKNDFYEFTINDFKMQNYDPIKPQLNFELAI; encoded by the coding sequence ATGATAAAATCAGAAAAAATATTTAGAGAAAATATAAAAGAAATACTTGAAAATGGTTATAGTACCGAGAATGAAAAAGTAAGACCTCACTATAAGGATGGTACTCCAAGCCATACATTATTCATACCTCAAACATATGAAAAATATGATATTTCCAAGGGAGAATTTCCTATAATATCACTTCGACCTATAGCATGGAAAAGTGGTATAAAAGAAATATTATGGATATATCAAGATCAAACTAATGAACTTTCTACATTAAAAGAAAAATATAATATTCATTGGTGGGATGATTGGAATGTTGGTGATGGAACAATCGGTATGAGATATGGTGCTACTGTTAAAAAATATGATCTTATGAATAAATTGCTTGATGGTTTAAAAAATGAACCTTATGGTAGACGTCATATTATGGACTTGTATCAATATAGTGATTTTGAAGAAAGTAAAGGATTACACCCTTGTGCTTTCATGACTCTTTGGACAGTTAGAGGTGAATTTTTAGATATGACATTAGTGCAAAGAAGTAACGACTACCTCGTAGCTGGACATATAAATAAAATTCAATATGTAGCACTATTAATGATGGTTGCAAAATCTACAGGTTATAAACCTGGTATATTTACTCATTTAGTTCAAAATCTTCACATTTATGATAGACATATTGAACAAGCAAAACAACTTTTAAAGAGAACTCCTAGTGATAAGCAACCTAAATTAATACTTGATACAGATAAAAATGATTTTTATGAATTTACAATAAATGATTTTAAAATGCAAAATTATGATCCAATTAAGCCTCAACTAAATTTTGAACTTGCAATATAA
- a CDS encoding methylated-DNA--[protein]-cysteine S-methyltransferase, producing the protein MKENLNYILYLDSPIGIIEIEADNKYILSVNFVKQIRFKEKHNELNLKCKRQLEEYFDGNRKEFFIPIKTQGTKFQEKVWNALRTINYGEVCSYGDIAKEINNKKAYRAVGNANNKNNISIIIPCHRVIGSNGKLVGYGSGLWRKQWLIDHERKNKDE; encoded by the coding sequence ATCAAAGAAAATTTAAATTATATATTGTATTTGGATTCACCTATAGGAATTATAGAAATAGAAGCTGATAATAAATATATTTTATCTGTGAATTTTGTTAAACAAATAAGATTTAAAGAAAAACATAATGAATTAAATTTAAAGTGTAAAAGACAATTAGAAGAGTATTTTGACGGAAATAGAAAAGAATTTTTTATTCCTATTAAAACACAAGGAACCAAGTTTCAAGAAAAAGTTTGGAATGCATTACGAACTATTAATTATGGTGAAGTGTGTTCTTATGGAGATATAGCAAAAGAGATTAATAATAAAAAAGCATACAGAGCTGTAGGAAATGCTAACAATAAAAATAATATTTCAATAATAATACCTTGTCACAGAGTTATAGGTAGTAATGGAAAATTAGTTGGTTATGGTTCAGGGTTATGGAGAAAGCAATGGCTAATAGATCATGAAAGGAAGAATAAGGATGAGTAG
- a CDS encoding ectonucleotide pyrophosphatase/phosphodiesterase translates to MSRKTKHLIIVSFDGLSTLDFDYINKLPNFKDFIKDSSYCKNVYSVYPSLTYPAHTSIVTGKYPNNHGVINNTFLQLNTTSPDWYWHRKSIKSETFYDIAIQKGMKVAALLWPVTAKSKIQYNMPEIFANRKWENQITVSLLNGSPIYQLSMNFKYGNIRKGKSQPELDNFTSSCLNYTLENKKPDITMVHFTDLDTIRHNFGFYSKEAKDALKRHDDRLGKIINTLKKSNMYDESTIILLGDHSSLNEDKIIYINKLFKDNGLIEVNNTGNINSWKAILKNCDGSAYIYINNNDIAVKKKVLNVLNQFNDKYNCIEDIFSSSQAKELGADENCSFMLEAKKGYYFLDNHDRNVIEYIDKNDVGQVPHITLSTHGYSPFKENYTTVFMAKGKGIKKNVILEKMNLIDYANTFSKLLGFEMENIDGRALDEIIN, encoded by the coding sequence ATGAGTAGAAAAACTAAACATTTAATAATTGTTTCATTTGATGGCTTATCAACTTTAGATTTTGATTATATAAATAAATTACCGAATTTTAAGGATTTTATTAAGGACTCATCATATTGTAAAAATGTATATAGTGTTTACCCAAGTCTTACTTATCCTGCACATACTAGTATAGTTACAGGAAAATATCCTAATAATCATGGAGTAATAAATAATACTTTTTTACAATTAAATACAACTTCTCCTGATTGGTACTGGCATAGAAAATCTATTAAATCAGAAACATTTTATGACATAGCAATACAAAAAGGAATGAAAGTAGCTGCACTTTTATGGCCTGTAACTGCTAAATCAAAAATACAGTACAATATGCCTGAGATATTTGCAAATAGAAAATGGGAAAATCAAATAACAGTTTCTTTACTAAATGGTAGTCCAATTTATCAATTATCAATGAATTTTAAATATGGAAATATAAGAAAAGGCAAATCTCAACCTGAATTAGATAATTTTACAAGTAGTTGTTTAAATTATACATTAGAAAATAAGAAACCAGATATTACAATGGTTCATTTTACTGATTTAGATACTATAAGACATAATTTTGGATTTTATTCTAAAGAAGCCAAAGATGCATTGAAAAGACATGATGATAGATTAGGAAAAATAATAAATACCCTTAAAAAATCAAATATGTATGATGAAAGTACCATTATTCTATTAGGAGATCATAGTAGTTTAAATGAAGATAAAATTATTTATATTAATAAACTTTTTAAAGATAATGGACTTATTGAAGTTAATAATACTGGAAATATAAATAGTTGGAAAGCAATACTTAAAAATTGTGATGGTTCTGCTTATATTTATATAAATAATAATGATATTGCAGTAAAGAAAAAAGTATTAAATGTATTAAATCAATTTAATGATAAATATAATTGTATTGAAGATATATTTTCATCAAGTCAGGCAAAAGAATTAGGTGCAGATGAAAATTGTAGTTTTATGCTTGAAGCAAAAAAGGGATATTATTTTTTAGATAATCATGATAGAAATGTAATTGAATATATAGATAAGAACGATGTAGGACAAGTTCCACATATAACTTTATCAACACATGGATATTCACCTTTTAAAGAAAATTATACAACTGTATTTATGGCAAAAGGAAAAGGTATTAAGAAAAATGTCATATTAGAAAAGATGAATTTGATAGATTATGCAAATACTTTTTCCAAATTATTAGGGTTTGAGATGGAAAATATAGATGGAAGGGCGTTAGATGAAATAATTAATTAA
- a CDS encoding alanyl-tRNA editing protein: MTEKVYLENPYLMKLNAKILENKFKNNKFYVKLNRTIFYPNMSGGQLGDKGSIDGIEVLDVYEKNDDIIHVLSDLPKNEIVELHINWDIRFKNMQQHTGQHIVSNAFSKLLDFETISFHMNKDFNYIDIKANFLNQNVIDKIESYSNRIVFSNFEIYCYIIDDKTISKIPLRETTKKETDIRIVEINKLDFCACGGTHHRRTGEVGLIKLINWYKIKDNYRVEFVCGVKALEDYNLKNNIITKLKNDLSISTNDTLEAINKIKLELENFKKSNTILKTKLIDYKTIWLKNNSIKYKNIKIISDAVDEFDLNETIKIINHITQYNNYVIIIGINENDKSQFVLAKSSNLNINIKNVFDKLLYSINGNGVRNKNIYQGGCKESNKAQSIVTNGLNLIKEEVDR, translated from the coding sequence ATGACGGAAAAAGTTTATTTAGAAAATCCTTATTTGATGAAATTAAATGCTAAAATATTAGAAAATAAATTTAAAAATAATAAATTTTATGTGAAATTAAATAGAACAATATTTTATCCTAATATGTCTGGAGGACAGTTAGGTGATAAAGGTAGTATTGATGGAATTGAAGTTTTAGATGTTTACGAAAAAAATGACGATATAATACATGTTTTAAGTGATTTACCTAAAAACGAAATCGTTGAATTACATATTAACTGGGATATAAGATTTAAAAATATGCAACAACATACAGGTCAGCATATAGTCTCTAATGCCTTCTCAAAACTACTTGACTTTGAAACAATAAGTTTTCATATGAATAAAGATTTTAATTACATAGATATTAAAGCTAATTTTCTAAATCAAAATGTGATAGATAAGATAGAATCTTATTCCAATAGAATAGTATTTTCTAATTTTGAAATTTATTGTTATATTATTGATGATAAAACTATCTCAAAAATACCATTGAGAGAAACTACAAAAAAAGAAACAGATATTAGAATAGTAGAAATTAATAAATTAGATTTTTGTGCCTGTGGTGGAACACATCATAGAAGAACTGGTGAAGTAGGTCTTATAAAACTAATAAATTGGTATAAGATTAAAGATAATTATAGAGTTGAATTTGTATGTGGTGTAAAAGCATTAGAAGATTATAATTTAAAAAATAATATAATTACTAAACTTAAAAATGACCTTAGTATAAGTACTAATGACACTTTAGAAGCAATAAATAAAATCAAATTAGAATTAGAAAATTTCAAAAAATCTAATACAATTTTAAAAACTAAATTAATTGACTATAAAACTATTTGGTTAAAAAACAATTCAATTAAATATAAAAATATAAAAATAATATCTGATGCTGTAGATGAATTTGATTTAAATGAAACGATAAAAATTATTAATCATATTACTCAATACAATAATTATGTAATAATAATAGGTATAAATGAAAATGATAAATCTCAGTTTGTTTTAGCAAAATCTTCTAACTTAAATATAAATATAAAAAATGTTTTTGATAAGTTACTTTATTCAATTAATGGTAATGGTGTTAGAAATAAAAATATATATCAAGGTGGATGTAAGGAATCTAATAAAGCACAATCAATAGTTACTAATGGGTTAAATTTAATAAAAGAAGAAGTAGATAGATAG
- a CDS encoding PRK06851 family protein produces the protein MPVIKDYFPGGNTGEGFFSYYDYIIGKDANRIFLVKGGPGTGKSSLMKNIGREFYNRGYDLEYHHCSSDNNSIDAVVIPKIKVAMIDATSPHTIAAKNPGAVDEIINMGDFWDTKKMEENKKEIISVNEKVSNSFKRGYKYLRSAKNILENIIDLNSSFMDFGKINLETNQFISELFMGQTYSDKRGNERHLFGSSYTPEGFVNYTESVLSNAINIYSISGDPGTGKTTLFKRIYKSAIERGLDVEILHTPLIPQKIETIFIKDIKVGITINEKFKDKHKTLNLNDYRNQNLYNIYIEAIEEDKKMVDMLIDKAIDNIRNSKALHDELEKFYVQNIDFEKVDEFKNTLINRILQYTK, from the coding sequence ATGCCAGTAATAAAAGATTATTTTCCAGGTGGAAATACAGGGGAAGGATTTTTTTCATATTATGATTATATTATAGGGAAAGATGCAAATAGAATATTTTTAGTAAAAGGAGGTCCAGGAACTGGTAAATCTTCATTAATGAAGAATATAGGAAGAGAGTTTTACAATAGAGGCTATGATTTAGAATATCATCATTGCTCTTCAGATAACAATAGTATAGATGCTGTAGTTATACCTAAAATAAAAGTAGCAATGATTGATGCAACTTCACCCCATACAATTGCAGCAAAAAATCCTGGAGCAGTAGATGAAATAATAAACATGGGCGACTTTTGGGACACGAAAAAAATGGAAGAGAATAAAAAGGAAATAATATCTGTAAATGAAAAAGTGAGTAATAGTTTTAAAAGAGGATATAAATATTTAAGATCAGCTAAAAATATATTAGAAAATATTATTGATCTTAATTCTAGTTTTATGGATTTTGGAAAGATAAATTTAGAAACTAATCAATTTATTTCTGAATTATTTATGGGTCAAACTTATTCTGATAAAAGAGGGAATGAAAGACATTTATTTGGAAGCTCTTATACACCAGAGGGTTTTGTTAATTATACAGAATCAGTATTATCAAATGCTATAAATATTTATAGCATAAGTGGAGATCCAGGTACAGGAAAGACTACATTATTTAAAAGAATTTATAAGTCTGCTATTGAAAGAGGATTAGATGTAGAAATTTTACACACTCCTTTAATTCCACAAAAGATAGAAACTATATTTATAAAAGATATAAAAGTAGGTATAACTATAAATGAAAAATTCAAAGATAAGCATAAAACATTAAATCTTAACGATTATAGAAATCAAAACCTTTATAATATATATATAGAAGCAATAGAGGAAGATAAAAAAATGGTAGATATGTTAATTGATAAAGCAATAGATAATATTAGAAATTCAAAAGCTTTACATGATGAATTAGAAAAATTTTATGTTCAAAATATTGATTTTGAAAAAGTAGATGAATTTAAAAATACATTAATAAATAGAATTTTACAATATACAAAATAA
- a CDS encoding class I SAM-dependent methyltransferase, protein MYNVKSQSLDRAFQEYDKLISDYPIKIFWDMMSYANLKLNSNILEIGSGTGKATRRLLDLKFNNINCIEREYELASYMNKRFQDSINIYISSFEEWQVPNEKYDIIICANSFQYLNRDISMTKIQSILKKHGTLALIWTAYPSFNYSRDKISHVKNDIVNNYKFYDVETKIYNWHKIYTEEEYIKFLNMQNYYYLLEEKKKKEIYYKVVDNIKENNIIKINYELILLLLKNRENE, encoded by the coding sequence ATGTATAATGTTAAAAGTCAGAGTCTAGATAGAGCATTTCAAGAATATGATAAACTAATATCTGATTATCCCATTAAAATTTTTTGGGACATGATGAGTTATGCAAATTTAAAATTAAATAGTAATATATTAGAGATAGGTTCTGGAACTGGGAAGGCTACTAGAAGATTATTAGATTTAAAATTTAATAATATAAACTGTATAGAGAGGGAATATGAATTAGCATCTTATATGAATAAAAGATTTCAAGATAGTATAAATATATATATATCTTCATTTGAAGAATGGCAAGTTCCAAATGAAAAGTATGATATTATAATATGTGCAAATTCTTTTCAATATTTAAATAGAGATATAAGTATGACTAAAATACAAAGTATTTTAAAGAAACATGGGACATTAGCTTTAATCTGGACAGCGTATCCTAGTTTTAATTATTCTAGAGATAAAATATCTCATGTAAAAAATGATATAGTAAATAATTATAAATTCTATGATGTGGAAACAAAAATCTATAATTGGCATAAGATATATACAGAAGAAGAATATATTAAGTTTTTAAATATGCAGAATTATTATTATTTATTAGAAGAAAAGAAGAAGAAGGAAATTTATTATAAAGTAGTAGATAATATTAAAGAAAATAATATAATAAAAATAAATTATGAACTTATATTATTATTATTAAAGAACAGAGAAAATGAATAG